A stretch of Allostreptomyces psammosilenae DNA encodes these proteins:
- a CDS encoding IclR family transcriptional regulator, translated as MDNSSGVGVLDKAALVLAALEAGPATLAGLVSATGLARPTAHRLAVALEYHRLVTRDMQGRFILGPRLGELAVAAGEDRLLATAGPVLTHLRDVTGESAQLYRRQGDMRICVAAAERLSGLRDTVPVGSTLPMKAGSAAQVLLAWEEPERLHRGLQGSRFTATALSGVRRRGWAQSIGEREPGVASVSAPVRGPSNRVVAAVSVSGPIERLSRHPGRMHAQAVLEAAGRLSDALRRG; from the coding sequence ATGGACAACTCTAGCGGAGTCGGCGTTCTCGACAAGGCTGCTCTGGTACTGGCCGCGCTGGAGGCCGGTCCCGCCACCCTCGCCGGGCTGGTCTCGGCCACCGGTCTCGCGCGGCCGACCGCCCACCGGCTGGCGGTCGCCTTGGAGTACCACCGACTGGTGACACGGGACATGCAGGGACGCTTCATCCTGGGCCCGCGCCTGGGCGAACTGGCCGTGGCGGCGGGCGAGGACCGCCTGCTGGCCACGGCGGGACCGGTGCTCACGCACCTGCGCGACGTCACCGGGGAGAGCGCGCAGCTGTACCGGCGGCAGGGCGACATGCGCATCTGCGTGGCGGCGGCCGAGCGCCTCTCCGGGCTGCGGGACACCGTGCCGGTGGGCAGCACGCTGCCGATGAAGGCGGGCTCGGCGGCGCAGGTGCTGCTGGCCTGGGAGGAGCCGGAGCGCCTGCACCGCGGCCTGCAGGGCTCGCGCTTCACGGCCACGGCGCTGTCCGGGGTGCGGCGGCGCGGCTGGGCCCAGTCGATCGGGGAGCGCGAGCCGGGTGTGGCCTCGGTCTCCGCCCCGGTGCGCGGCCCGTCCAACCGCGTGGTGGCCGCCGTCTCGGTCTCCGGGCCGATCGAGCGGCTGAGCCGCCACCCGGGCCGGATGCACGCCCAGGCGGTGCTGGAGGCCGCCGGCCGGCTCAGCGACGCCCTGCGCCGCGGCTGA
- the leuC gene encoding 3-isopropylmalate dehydratase large subunit — translation MGRTLAEKVWDAHVVRRAEGEPDLLYIDLHLLHEVTSPQAFDGLRLAGRPVRRPDLTLATEDHNTPTLDIDKPIADPVSRVQLETLRANCKEFGVRLHSLGDVEQGIVHVVGPQLGLTQPGMTVVCGDSHTATHGAFGALAFGIGTSQVEHVLATQTLPMAPFKTMAVTVNGELPADVTAKDVILAVIAKIGTGGGQGYVIEYRGEAIRKLSMEGRMTICNMSIEAGARAGMVAPDETTFAYVKGRPHAPEGADWDAAVEYWRTLRTDDDAVFDKEVVIEAAELAPFVTWGTNPGQGLPLSARVPDPADFEDPTERDAAEKALRYMDLTPGTPLREITVDTVFLGSCTNGRIEDLRAAAALIKGRKVAEGVRMLVVPGSVRVALDAQAEGLDKVFTEAGAEWRHAGCSMCLGMNPDQLAPGERSASTSNRNFEGRQGKGGRTHLVSPQVAAATAILGHLASPSDLDAADRELVGV, via the coding sequence ATGGGACGGACGCTCGCTGAGAAAGTCTGGGACGCCCACGTCGTACGACGTGCGGAGGGGGAGCCGGACCTGCTCTACATCGACCTGCACCTGCTCCACGAGGTCACCAGCCCTCAGGCCTTCGACGGACTCCGGCTGGCCGGGCGGCCCGTCCGCCGGCCCGACCTGACCCTGGCCACCGAGGACCACAACACCCCCACGCTCGACATCGACAAGCCCATCGCCGACCCGGTCTCCCGCGTCCAGCTGGAGACGCTGCGGGCCAACTGCAAGGAGTTCGGGGTCCGCCTGCACTCCCTGGGCGACGTCGAGCAGGGCATCGTGCACGTGGTCGGCCCGCAGCTGGGCCTGACCCAGCCCGGCATGACCGTGGTGTGCGGCGACAGCCACACCGCCACCCACGGCGCCTTCGGCGCCCTGGCCTTTGGCATCGGCACCAGCCAGGTCGAGCACGTGCTGGCCACCCAGACGCTGCCGATGGCGCCGTTCAAGACCATGGCCGTGACGGTCAACGGCGAGCTGCCGGCGGACGTCACCGCCAAGGACGTCATCCTGGCCGTGATCGCCAAGATCGGCACCGGCGGCGGGCAGGGCTACGTCATCGAGTACCGCGGCGAGGCCATCCGCAAGCTCTCCATGGAGGGCCGGATGACCATCTGCAACATGTCCATCGAGGCGGGCGCCCGCGCCGGCATGGTGGCCCCGGACGAGACGACGTTCGCCTACGTCAAGGGCCGCCCGCACGCCCCCGAGGGCGCCGACTGGGACGCCGCCGTGGAGTACTGGCGCACCCTGCGCACCGACGACGACGCGGTCTTCGACAAGGAGGTCGTGATCGAGGCCGCCGAGCTGGCGCCGTTCGTGACCTGGGGCACCAACCCCGGCCAGGGCCTGCCGCTGAGCGCCCGCGTGCCGGACCCGGCGGACTTCGAGGACCCCACCGAGCGCGACGCCGCCGAGAAGGCGCTGCGCTACATGGACCTCACCCCGGGCACGCCGCTGCGCGAGATCACCGTGGACACCGTCTTCCTCGGCTCCTGCACCAACGGCCGGATCGAGGACCTGCGCGCCGCCGCGGCCCTGATCAAGGGCCGGAAGGTGGCCGAGGGCGTCCGCATGCTGGTCGTCCCGGGCTCGGTGCGGGTGGCGCTGGACGCCCAGGCCGAGGGGCTGGACAAGGTCTTCACCGAGGCCGGCGCCGAGTGGCGGCACGCCGGCTGCTCGATGTGCCTGGGCATGAACCCCGACCAGCTCGCCCCCGGCGAGCGCTCCGCCTCCACCTCCAACCGCAACTTCGAGGGCCGCCAGGGCAAGGGGGGCCGCACCCACCTGGTCTCCCCGCAGGTCGCCGCGGCCACCGCGATCCTCGGCCACCTGGCGTCGCCGTCCGACCTCGACGCCGCCGACCGCGAGCTGGTCGGCGTCTGA
- the leuD gene encoding 3-isopropylmalate dehydratase small subunit gives MEAFTTHTGRVLPLRYSNVDTDQIIPAHWLKKVTRSGFEDGLFEAWRKDPEFVLNQPRYAGATVLVAGPDFGTGSSREHAAWALQNYGFKAVISSRFADIFRGNSLKNGLLTVVLPQEVVERLWKLAEDDATAEVTVDLVAREVRFAGEAVPFELDDNTRWRLLEGLDDISLTLRHADDITAFEAERPSFKPRTLVG, from the coding sequence ATGGAAGCCTTCACCACCCACACCGGCCGGGTCCTCCCGCTGCGCTACAGCAACGTGGACACCGACCAGATCATCCCCGCGCACTGGCTGAAGAAGGTCACCCGCAGCGGCTTCGAGGACGGCCTGTTCGAAGCCTGGCGCAAGGACCCGGAGTTCGTGCTGAACCAGCCCCGGTACGCCGGCGCCACCGTGCTGGTGGCCGGGCCGGACTTCGGCACCGGCTCCTCCCGGGAGCACGCCGCCTGGGCCCTGCAGAACTACGGCTTCAAGGCGGTGATCTCCTCCCGCTTCGCCGACATCTTCCGCGGCAACTCGCTGAAGAACGGCCTGCTGACCGTGGTGCTGCCGCAGGAGGTCGTGGAGCGCCTGTGGAAGCTGGCCGAGGACGACGCGACGGCGGAGGTGACCGTCGACCTGGTGGCCCGCGAGGTGCGCTTCGCCGGCGAGGCGGTCCCCTTCGAGCTGGACGACAACACCCGCTGGCGGCTGCTGGAGGGGCTGGACGACATCAGCCTGACCCTGCGTCACGCCGACGACATCACCGCCTTCGAGGCGGAGCGGCCGTCCTTCAAGCCGCGCACCCTGGTCGGCTGA
- a CDS encoding HU family DNA-binding protein yields MNKAQLVEAVAGQVGGRRAAAEAVDAVLDTIVRAVTAGDRVSVTGFGTFEKVDRPARYARNPQTGERVRVKKTSVPRFRPGQGFKDLVSGTKKLPKTGAAVKKAPKGSITPGRTGARAAAPRGIAAEVVEEEPAAPAPAKKAPAKKAPAAKKAPAKKAPAKKAPAPAAKKAPAKKATPAPAAKKTTAKKATTKKAAAKKAPARKGTARRGGGTEGE; encoded by the coding sequence GTGAACAAGGCACAGCTTGTCGAAGCGGTCGCCGGGCAGGTCGGCGGCCGGAGGGCCGCCGCGGAAGCAGTGGATGCTGTGCTCGACACCATCGTCCGCGCCGTGACCGCCGGCGACCGGGTCTCGGTCACGGGCTTCGGCACCTTCGAGAAGGTCGACCGGCCCGCGCGCTACGCCCGGAACCCGCAGACCGGTGAGCGGGTCCGGGTGAAGAAGACCTCCGTCCCGCGCTTCCGGCCCGGCCAGGGCTTCAAGGACCTGGTCAGTGGCACCAAGAAGCTGCCCAAGACCGGCGCGGCCGTGAAGAAGGCCCCCAAGGGATCGATCACCCCCGGCCGGACCGGCGCCCGGGCGGCGGCCCCGCGCGGCATCGCCGCCGAGGTCGTCGAGGAGGAGCCGGCCGCGCCCGCCCCGGCGAAGAAGGCGCCCGCCAAGAAGGCCCCGGCGGCGAAGAAGGCCCCCGCCAAGAAGGCCCCGGCGAAGAAGGCCCCCGCTCCCGCGGCCAAGAAGGCGCCGGCCAAGAAGGCCACCCCCGCCCCGGCGGCGAAGAAGACCACGGCCAAGAAGGCGACCACCAAGAAGGCCGCGGCGAAGAAGGCCCCGGCCCGCAAGGGCACCGCGCGCCGCGGGGGCGGCACCGAGGGCGAGTGA
- a CDS encoding 2-phospho-L-lactate guanylyltransferase, which produces MPTPDSDNPSAPARWHLVVPLKPLEVAKSRLGRRPYDVLRPRLALAFALDTVAAALACPAVAGVLVVTDDEVAGAALRGLGAEVVPDLPAAGLNAAVRHGEALWRARLGRRPAGGATAAGQPTALPRDRSAAGATAGTAPPGGARPAAAWVAALSADLAALRAEELGRALALAAGHPRAFLADREGSGTTLLTAGPGRWLEPRFGTGSRALHEASGAVPLPVAGLDSVRRDVDTPDDLEQARRLGLGPRTAALLRDDPAPGSPGGARGRPHGGPRAGSPTGPGPGPERAPGPASGPPAAWSPGTP; this is translated from the coding sequence GTGCCAACCCCCGATTCGGACAACCCGTCGGCGCCGGCGCGGTGGCACCTGGTGGTGCCGCTGAAGCCGCTGGAGGTGGCCAAGAGCCGGCTGGGCCGGCGCCCCTACGACGTGCTGCGGCCCCGGCTGGCGCTGGCCTTCGCGCTGGACACGGTGGCGGCGGCGCTGGCCTGCCCGGCGGTGGCGGGGGTGCTGGTGGTGACCGACGACGAGGTGGCCGGGGCGGCCCTGCGCGGGCTCGGCGCGGAGGTGGTGCCGGACCTGCCGGCGGCCGGGCTGAACGCGGCCGTGCGGCACGGTGAGGCGCTCTGGCGGGCCCGGCTCGGGCGGCGGCCGGCGGGCGGGGCGACGGCGGCCGGCCAGCCGACGGCGCTCCCGCGGGACCGGTCGGCGGCCGGAGCGACGGCCGGGACGGCACCGCCGGGGGGCGCGCGGCCGGCGGCGGCGTGGGTGGCGGCGCTCTCCGCCGACCTGGCGGCGCTGCGCGCCGAGGAGCTGGGGCGCGCCCTGGCGTTGGCCGCCGGACACCCGCGGGCGTTCCTCGCGGACCGCGAGGGGTCCGGCACGACCCTGCTGACCGCCGGACCGGGACGGTGGCTGGAACCGCGCTTCGGCACCGGCTCGCGCGCGCTCCACGAGGCCTCCGGCGCGGTGCCGCTGCCGGTGGCGGGGCTGGACTCGGTGCGGCGCGACGTCGACACGCCGGACGATCTGGAGCAGGCGCGGCGGCTGGGCCTCGGCCCGCGCACGGCGGCGCTGCTGCGGGACGACCCGGCGCCGGGGTCGCCGGGAGGGGCGCGGGGGCGGCCGCACGGCGGACCCCGGGCGGGCTCGCCGACCGGGCCGGGGCCGGGCCCGGAGCGGGCGCCCGGTCCGGCGTCCGGTCCGCCCGCGGCGTGGTCGCCGGGGACGCCCTGA
- a CDS encoding lysophospholipid acyltransferase family protein, giving the protein MARSPYGFWYRFVAAVLKPPLLLLTKREWQGMEHIPAEGGFVTAVNHNSYLDPVAYAHFQYNTGRPPRFLAKSSLFHIAGVGTVLRGMKQIPVYRDSADAAKAFRAAVDAVGRGECVAVYPEGTLTRDPDLWPMAGKTGVARIALMTGAPVIPVAQWGAHQVVPRWIRGAAGPEGKFRVRLFPRATLRVLAGPPVDLSEFRDRELNADVLRAATDRIMDAVTELLAELRGEEPPGVRFDMRASGAATRAQLSGEPAGRPDAPATNQASTASDAPLAPEAGLAPEKGSDDAGTPRAVHETDGEGISR; this is encoded by the coding sequence GTGGCCCGCTCCCCATACGGCTTCTGGTACCGCTTCGTCGCGGCGGTGCTCAAGCCGCCGCTGCTCCTCCTCACCAAGCGGGAGTGGCAGGGCATGGAGCACATTCCCGCCGAGGGCGGATTCGTCACCGCCGTGAACCACAATTCCTATCTCGACCCGGTGGCATACGCGCACTTTCAGTACAACACCGGTCGCCCTCCGCGTTTCCTGGCGAAGTCCAGCCTCTTCCACATCGCCGGCGTGGGCACCGTGCTGCGCGGCATGAAGCAGATCCCGGTGTACCGCGACAGCGCCGACGCGGCCAAGGCGTTCCGCGCCGCCGTGGACGCGGTGGGCCGCGGCGAGTGCGTGGCCGTCTACCCGGAGGGCACGCTCACCCGCGACCCGGACCTGTGGCCGATGGCCGGCAAGACCGGCGTCGCCCGGATCGCGCTGATGACCGGCGCGCCGGTCATACCGGTCGCCCAGTGGGGCGCCCACCAGGTGGTCCCGCGCTGGATAAGGGGTGCGGCCGGTCCCGAGGGCAAGTTCCGGGTGCGGCTGTTCCCGCGCGCCACGCTGCGGGTGCTGGCCGGCCCGCCGGTGGACCTGTCGGAGTTCCGGGACAGGGAGCTCAACGCCGACGTGCTCCGCGCCGCCACCGACCGGATCATGGACGCCGTCACCGAGCTGCTGGCCGAGCTACGCGGCGAGGAACCTCCGGGGGTACGGTTCGACATGCGGGCGTCCGGCGCCGCCACCCGGGCCCAGCTGTCCGGGGAGCCGGCCGGACGGCCCGACGCGCCCGCCACCAACCAGGCGTCCACCGCGTCCGACGCCCCACTCGCGCCCGAGGCCGGCCTCGCGCCCGAGAAGGGCTCCGACGACGCCGGCACGCCGCGGGCCGTCCACGAGACCGATGGCGAGGGGATCTCTCGGTGA
- a CDS encoding NAD(P)H-dependent glycerol-3-phosphate dehydrogenase — protein sequence MTHCAVYGTGSWGTAFAMVLADAGCTVRMWGRREELVGAINTTRENPDYLPGVRLPEAVSATTDPELAARGAEFAVLAIPSQTLRENLGRWKAYFEPETVLVSLMKGVELGTARRMSEVVCEELGVPQGRVAVVSGPNLAAEIAQRQPAASVVACSDEAVAERLQEACRTPYFRPYTNTDVVGCELGGAVKNVIALAVGIADGMGLGDNSKASLITRGLAETSRLGAAMGADPYTFSGLAGLGDLVATCSSPLSRNRTFGANLGRGLSVAETAALTRQTAEGVKSCESVQLLARRHGVDMPITDTVVSIVHDGKPPRVGVKELMSRSAKPERN from the coding sequence GTGACGCACTGCGCCGTCTACGGCACCGGTTCCTGGGGGACCGCCTTCGCGATGGTCCTGGCCGATGCCGGGTGCACGGTGCGGATGTGGGGGCGCCGGGAGGAGCTCGTCGGCGCGATCAACACCACCCGGGAGAACCCCGACTACCTGCCGGGCGTCCGGCTGCCGGAGGCGGTCAGCGCCACCACCGACCCGGAGCTGGCGGCGCGCGGCGCGGAGTTCGCCGTCCTGGCCATCCCCTCGCAGACGCTGCGGGAGAACCTCGGCCGCTGGAAGGCGTACTTCGAGCCGGAGACGGTCCTGGTGAGCCTGATGAAGGGGGTGGAGCTGGGCACGGCCCGCCGGATGAGCGAGGTGGTGTGCGAGGAACTGGGGGTGCCGCAGGGGCGCGTCGCGGTGGTCAGCGGGCCCAACCTCGCCGCGGAGATCGCCCAGCGGCAGCCCGCCGCCAGCGTGGTGGCCTGCAGCGACGAGGCCGTCGCGGAACGGCTCCAGGAGGCCTGCCGCACGCCGTACTTCCGTCCCTACACCAACACCGACGTGGTCGGCTGCGAGCTGGGCGGGGCGGTGAAGAACGTGATCGCCCTGGCCGTCGGCATCGCCGACGGCATGGGGCTCGGCGACAACTCCAAGGCGTCGCTGATCACCCGCGGGCTGGCCGAGACCAGCCGGCTCGGCGCGGCCATGGGCGCCGACCCCTACACCTTCTCGGGGCTGGCCGGGCTCGGCGACCTGGTGGCCACCTGCTCCTCGCCGCTGTCCCGGAACCGCACCTTCGGCGCCAACCTGGGGCGCGGGCTGTCGGTGGCCGAGACGGCCGCGCTCACCCGGCAGACCGCGGAGGGCGTGAAGTCCTGCGAGTCCGTCCAGCTGCTGGCCCGCCGGCACGGCGTGGACATGCCCATCACGGACACCGTGGTCTCCATCGTGCACGACGGCAAGCCGCCCCGGGTGGGGGTGAAGGAGCTGATGTCGCGCTCGGCCAAGCCGGAGCGCAACTGA
- a CDS encoding D-alanine--D-alanine ligase family protein — MSNETFPPNDTAAAQPASAPGSRPPRTRVALVFGGRSSEHGVSVVTAASVLAAIDRTRYEVVPIGINASGRWTLVADEPARMAITDGRMPDVDGVAEPGDGTVVLMGESAADGGRRHEIVRAEPGALPKALGEVDVVFPLLHGPYGEDGTIQGLLEMAGVPYVGCGVLASAVGMDKEYMKHVFTACGLPVGPYTVIRPREWERDREAVRRRVAELGWPVFVKPARAGSSMGISKVNGPEELDAAVEEARGHDPKVIVEAMLRGREIECGVLEFEDGPRASLPAEIEVLDGAGHEFYDFEAKYLQADEATRARIPAELDAEQTARIRDIAVRAFEALSCEGLARVDCFLLEDGRFVVNEINTMPGFTPTSMYPLMWRATGVEYPELIDRLIQAALRRGDGLLR, encoded by the coding sequence ATGAGCAACGAGACCTTCCCCCCGAACGACACGGCCGCCGCCCAGCCGGCGTCCGCGCCCGGCTCCCGCCCGCCCCGGACCAGGGTCGCCCTGGTCTTCGGCGGGCGCAGCTCCGAGCACGGCGTCTCCGTGGTCACCGCGGCCAGCGTGCTCGCCGCCATCGACCGGACCCGCTACGAGGTGGTGCCGATCGGCATCAACGCGTCCGGCCGCTGGACCCTGGTGGCCGACGAGCCCGCGCGGATGGCCATCACCGACGGCCGCATGCCCGACGTCGACGGCGTGGCCGAACCCGGCGACGGCACCGTCGTCCTGATGGGGGAGAGCGCCGCCGACGGCGGCCGCCGGCACGAGATCGTGCGGGCCGAGCCCGGGGCGCTGCCCAAGGCGCTCGGCGAGGTGGACGTGGTCTTCCCGCTGCTGCACGGCCCCTACGGCGAGGACGGCACCATCCAGGGCCTGCTGGAGATGGCCGGCGTGCCGTACGTGGGCTGCGGGGTGCTGGCGAGCGCCGTCGGCATGGACAAGGAGTACATGAAGCACGTCTTCACGGCGTGCGGCCTGCCCGTCGGCCCGTACACCGTGATCCGCCCCCGGGAGTGGGAGCGCGACCGGGAGGCCGTGCGGCGCCGGGTGGCCGAACTGGGCTGGCCGGTCTTCGTCAAGCCGGCCCGGGCCGGCTCCAGCATGGGCATCAGCAAGGTGAACGGCCCCGAGGAGCTGGACGCCGCCGTCGAGGAGGCCCGCGGGCACGACCCGAAGGTGATCGTCGAGGCGATGCTGCGCGGGCGCGAGATCGAGTGCGGCGTGCTGGAGTTCGAGGACGGGCCGCGGGCCAGCCTGCCGGCCGAGATCGAGGTGCTGGACGGCGCCGGCCACGAGTTCTACGACTTCGAGGCCAAGTACCTCCAGGCCGACGAGGCCACCCGGGCGCGCATCCCGGCCGAGCTCGACGCGGAGCAGACCGCCCGGATCCGGGACATCGCGGTGCGGGCCTTCGAGGCGCTGTCCTGCGAGGGCCTCGCCCGGGTCGACTGCTTCCTGCTGGAGGACGGCCGGTTCGTCGTCAACGAGATCAACACCATGCCCGGCTTCACGCCCACCTCGATGTACCCGCTGATGTGGCGGGCGACCGGCGTGGAGTACCCCGAGCTGATCGACCGGCTGATCCAGGCGGCGCTGCGCCGGGGCGACGGCCTGCTCCGCTAG
- a CDS encoding DUF3515 domain-containing protein: MPGTSRIGRAAPAAAGLGLLLAAATGCGPVEVDPPSPEGAAVASCDALMAELPATVYDLAEVETEPASPYVRAWGDPAIVLRCGVPRPAVLTPGTEGYDPLSDAVGVNDVDWLFERTEDGYRFTTVQREAFVEVTVPGEYAPETGALTDLADPVRRAVPSVFE; this comes from the coding sequence GTGCCAGGTACCTCCCGCATCGGACGCGCCGCCCCGGCCGCCGCCGGCCTCGGTCTGCTGCTCGCCGCCGCCACCGGCTGCGGGCCCGTCGAGGTGGACCCCCCGAGCCCCGAGGGCGCCGCCGTGGCCTCGTGCGACGCACTCATGGCGGAGCTCCCGGCCACCGTCTACGACCTGGCCGAGGTCGAGACGGAGCCGGCCTCGCCGTACGTGCGCGCCTGGGGCGACCCGGCGATCGTGCTGCGCTGCGGCGTCCCCCGCCCCGCCGTGCTGACCCCCGGCACCGAGGGCTACGACCCGCTCTCGGACGCGGTCGGGGTGAACGACGTGGACTGGCTGTTCGAGCGGACCGAGGACGGCTACCGGTTCACCACCGTGCAGCGGGAGGCGTTCGTCGAGGTCACCGTGCCGGGCGAGTACGCCCCGGAGACCGGCGCGCTCACCGACCTCGCCGACCCGGTGCGGCGCGCCGTGCCCAGCGTGTTCGAGTAG
- a CDS encoding Lrp/AsnC family transcriptional regulator, with translation MVQAYILIQTEIGKAARVAEAIADISGVLHANDVTGPYDVIVLAEATTIDDLGSLVVAQVQQVEGITRTLTCPVVHP, from the coding sequence GTGGTGCAGGCGTACATCCTGATCCAGACCGAGATCGGCAAGGCCGCCCGGGTGGCCGAGGCGATCGCGGACATCTCCGGGGTCCTGCACGCGAACGACGTGACCGGCCCCTACGACGTCATCGTGCTCGCCGAGGCGACCACCATCGACGACCTCGGCTCGCTGGTGGTGGCGCAGGTGCAGCAGGTGGAGGGCATCACCCGCACCCTGACCTGCCCGGTGGTGCACCCCTAG
- a CDS encoding thiamine-phosphate kinase — protein MQQGTLGEVGEFGLIKVLTGGLPRTPAVQVGPGDDAAVVAAPDGRVVATTDVLLEGRHFRRDWSTAYDVGRKAAAQNLADVAAMGAAPTALLLGLVAPADLSVTWAGELMDGLRDECQVAGAAVVGGDVVRGDTIMVSITALGDLQGRAPVTRSGARPGDVVAVAGWLGWSAAGLAVLSRGFRSPRAFVEAHRRPEPPYHAGPAAATLGATAMMDVSDGLVADLGHIAAASGVHIDLRAERFDVPAQMADIGHAVGVDPMQWVLTGGEDHALVATFPPDADLPARWRRVGQVLKAATTPDGGRVTVDGAPWTTAGGWDHFGD, from the coding sequence ATGCAGCAGGGCACGCTGGGCGAGGTCGGCGAATTCGGGCTGATCAAGGTGCTGACCGGTGGGCTGCCCCGGACCCCGGCGGTCCAGGTCGGCCCGGGCGACGACGCCGCCGTGGTGGCCGCCCCGGACGGCCGGGTGGTGGCCACCACGGACGTGCTGCTGGAGGGGCGTCACTTCCGCCGCGACTGGTCCACCGCCTACGACGTCGGCCGCAAGGCCGCCGCCCAGAACCTCGCCGACGTGGCCGCCATGGGGGCCGCGCCGACCGCCCTGCTGCTCGGGCTGGTCGCGCCCGCCGACCTGTCGGTGACCTGGGCCGGAGAGCTGATGGACGGCCTGCGCGACGAGTGCCAGGTGGCCGGCGCCGCCGTGGTCGGCGGGGACGTGGTGCGCGGCGACACCATCATGGTGTCGATCACCGCGCTCGGCGACCTCCAGGGCCGTGCCCCGGTCACCCGCTCCGGGGCCCGTCCCGGCGACGTCGTCGCGGTGGCCGGCTGGCTGGGCTGGTCCGCCGCCGGCCTGGCGGTGCTCTCCCGCGGCTTCCGCTCGCCGCGCGCCTTCGTGGAGGCGCACCGCCGCCCCGAGCCGCCGTACCACGCCGGCCCCGCGGCCGCCACGCTCGGCGCCACCGCGATGATGGACGTCAGCGACGGCCTGGTGGCCGACCTGGGGCACATCGCCGCCGCCTCCGGCGTCCACATCGACCTGCGGGCGGAGCGCTTCGACGTGCCGGCCCAGATGGCCGACATCGGTCACGCCGTCGGCGTCGACCCGATGCAGTGGGTGCTCACCGGCGGCGAGGACCACGCGCTGGTCGCCACCTTCCCGCCGGACGCCGACCTGCCCGCGCGCTGGCGCCGGGTCGGACAGGTGCTCAAGGCCGCGACCACCCCGGACGGCGGCCGGGTCACCGTGGACGGCGCTCCGTGGACCACCGCCGGCGGCTGGGACCACTTCGGCGACTGA
- the thiD gene encoding bifunctional hydroxymethylpyrimidine kinase/phosphomethylpyrimidine kinase: MPTPPVAPPRVLTVAGSDSGGGAGIQADLKAMLAAGVHGMSVITAITAQNSLGVQGAWDLPVEAVRAQFRSVVDDIGVQAVKTGMLSSAELVRTVAELLGGVDCPVVVDPVGVSKHGDPLLAEEAVSVLRDRLLPLATVVTPNLHEVEQLTGVRVEDERELRGAAEAVLALGPRWVLVKGGHLPGDAVDLLTDGETEHVYRAPRLPNRHTHGTGCTLASAIAARLARGLDVPEAVAGAKEYVTGAIRAGFPLGGGIGPVWHGWHGTP; encoded by the coding sequence GTGCCCACGCCGCCCGTGGCGCCGCCGCGGGTGCTCACCGTGGCCGGCTCGGACTCCGGCGGCGGCGCCGGTATCCAGGCCGACCTCAAGGCCATGCTGGCGGCCGGGGTGCACGGCATGAGCGTCATCACGGCGATCACGGCGCAGAACTCGCTGGGCGTGCAGGGCGCCTGGGACCTGCCGGTGGAGGCGGTGCGGGCGCAGTTCCGCAGCGTCGTGGACGACATCGGGGTGCAGGCGGTCAAGACCGGGATGCTCTCCTCGGCCGAGCTGGTGCGCACCGTCGCGGAGCTGCTCGGCGGCGTGGACTGCCCGGTGGTCGTCGACCCGGTGGGCGTCTCCAAGCACGGCGACCCGCTGCTGGCCGAGGAGGCGGTGTCGGTGCTGCGCGACCGCCTGCTGCCGCTGGCCACCGTCGTCACCCCGAACCTGCACGAGGTGGAGCAGCTCACCGGCGTGCGGGTGGAGGACGAGCGGGAGCTGCGCGGCGCCGCCGAGGCCGTGCTGGCCCTCGGCCCGCGCTGGGTGCTGGTCAAGGGCGGCCACCTGCCCGGGGACGCCGTCGACCTGCTCACCGACGGCGAGACCGAGCACGTCTACCGGGCGCCCCGGCTGCCGAACCGGCACACCCACGGCACCGGCTGCACCCTGGCCTCGGCGATCGCGGCGCGGCTGGCGCGCGGCCTCGACGTGCCGGAGGCGGTCGCCGGGGCCAAGGAGTACGTCACCGGGGCGATCCGCGCCGGCTTCCCGCTGGGCGGGGGCATCGGCCCGGTGTGGCACGGGTGGCACGGCACGCCCTGA
- the rpmB gene encoding 50S ribosomal protein L28: protein MAANCDVCGKGPGFGNSISHSHRRTRRRWNPNIQTVRAVVGRTPKRLNVCTSCIKAGKVTR, encoded by the coding sequence GTGGCTGCCAACTGCGACGTCTGCGGCAAGGGGCCGGGCTTCGGCAACAGCATTTCCCACTCGCACCGCCGCACCCGCCGTCGCTGGAACCCGAACATCCAGACGGTCCGCGCGGTCGTGGGGCGCACGCCGAAGCGGCTCAACGTCTGCACCTCGTGCATCAAGGCCGGCAAGGTCACGCGCTGA